A stretch of the Mycolicibacterium celeriflavum genome encodes the following:
- a CDS encoding aconitate hydratase → MAANVTHKLIEPHLVSGDMTPGEEIAIRIDQTLTQDATGTLVMQELEALHLDRARTEVSVQYVDHNLLQTDEKNAEDHEYLRTAAEHFGLWFSKPGNGVSHPTHMQRFGAPGKTMVGSDSHTPAAGSLGMLAIGVGGLEVAIAIAGKPLHIRMPEVWGVHLEGALPPWCSAKDIILEMLRRHDVKGGVNRIIEYHGPGLACLTAMDRHVIANMGAELGATSTVFPSDDAVRDFLRAEGRGDDWCELVPDDGAGYDIEETIDLSEIEPLIAKPSSPGNVVPVREVAGEPIAQVVIGSSANPGLRDFAIAAAIVEGRQTSPHVSFDVNPTSREIFTDLTRMGATTSLIIGGARIHQAGCMGCIGMGQAPATGQNSLRTMPRNFPGRSGTKEDKVWLCSPETAAVSALTGVITDPRQWATDNGVDYPALNLPERHSVNIDMLVPPLEPDEARRITPVKGPNISRLPDPEPLLDAFEAPVLLKVGDNVSTDEISPAGARALPYRSNIPKLAQFSFTQIDESYPERALQARETGHIVVGGENYGQGSSREHAAIALRHLGLRVVVAKSFARIHWQNLANFGVLALEFIDDSDYDDVDQADTLALSNLHDALDTTEPITIENTTKKTSFQVRHRLSPRQAEYVLAGGLIAQLTREDANGAAPADAPPA, encoded by the coding sequence ATGGCAGCGAACGTCACCCACAAGTTGATCGAGCCCCACCTGGTGTCCGGTGACATGACACCGGGCGAGGAGATCGCCATCCGCATCGACCAGACGCTGACGCAGGACGCCACGGGCACATTGGTGATGCAGGAACTGGAGGCGCTGCACCTGGACCGCGCACGGACCGAGGTCAGTGTGCAGTACGTCGACCACAACCTGTTGCAGACGGACGAGAAGAACGCCGAGGATCACGAGTATCTGCGCACCGCGGCAGAGCATTTCGGCCTGTGGTTCTCCAAACCGGGCAACGGGGTGTCACACCCGACGCACATGCAGCGCTTCGGCGCACCCGGCAAGACCATGGTCGGCTCGGACTCGCACACTCCGGCCGCGGGCTCACTCGGCATGCTCGCGATCGGGGTCGGCGGGCTCGAGGTCGCGATCGCAATTGCGGGCAAGCCGCTGCACATACGGATGCCAGAGGTATGGGGTGTCCACCTGGAAGGTGCACTGCCGCCATGGTGCTCAGCCAAGGACATCATTCTGGAGATGCTGCGCCGCCACGACGTCAAGGGCGGCGTGAATCGCATCATCGAGTATCACGGACCCGGACTGGCCTGCCTTACAGCGATGGACCGCCACGTCATCGCGAACATGGGCGCCGAACTAGGTGCCACTTCCACGGTATTCCCGAGCGACGACGCGGTGCGGGACTTTCTGCGCGCCGAGGGACGCGGGGACGACTGGTGCGAACTGGTGCCCGACGATGGAGCGGGGTACGACATCGAGGAGACCATCGATCTGTCGGAGATCGAACCGTTGATTGCCAAGCCGTCGTCGCCGGGCAACGTGGTGCCGGTGCGCGAGGTCGCCGGCGAACCAATCGCACAGGTCGTGATCGGATCCAGCGCCAACCCGGGGCTGCGCGACTTCGCGATCGCCGCAGCGATCGTCGAGGGACGCCAGACGTCTCCGCACGTGAGCTTCGATGTCAACCCGACGTCGCGCGAGATTTTCACGGACCTGACGAGGATGGGCGCGACGACGTCGCTGATCATTGGCGGCGCCCGGATCCACCAGGCCGGCTGCATGGGCTGCATCGGCATGGGCCAGGCGCCCGCGACGGGACAGAATTCGTTGCGGACGATGCCGCGCAACTTCCCCGGGCGGTCGGGGACCAAGGAGGACAAGGTCTGGCTGTGCTCGCCCGAGACAGCCGCGGTCTCGGCGCTGACCGGTGTGATCACCGATCCACGTCAGTGGGCGACGGACAATGGCGTCGACTACCCGGCCCTGAACCTGCCAGAGCGGCACAGTGTGAACATCGACATGCTGGTGCCTCCCCTCGAACCCGACGAGGCGCGACGGATCACTCCGGTCAAGGGCCCCAACATCTCCCGTTTACCCGATCCCGAACCACTGCTCGATGCATTCGAGGCGCCCGTGCTGCTCAAAGTCGGCGACAACGTGTCCACGGACGAGATCTCACCGGCAGGCGCGCGCGCTCTACCCTATCGGTCGAACATCCCCAAGCTGGCTCAGTTCAGTTTCACCCAGATCGACGAGTCGTACCCCGAGCGTGCCCTGCAAGCGCGCGAAACCGGGCACATCGTGGTCGGCGGCGAGAACTACGGCCAAGGGTCGTCCCGCGAGCATGCGGCAATCGCGTTGCGCCACCTCGGGCTGCGCGTGGTCGTCGCGAAGTCGTTCGCCCGGATCCATTGGCAGAACCTCGCCAACTTCGGGGTACTCGCATTGGAATTCATCGACGACAGCGACTACGACGACGTGGATCAAGCTGACACGCTGGCCTTGAGCAACCTCCACGACGCCCTGGACACCACGGAGCCGATCACCATTGAGAACACGACGAAGAAGACGTCGTTCCAAGTGCGGCACCGACTGTCGCCACGGCAGGCCGAATACGTGCTGGCGGGCGGGCTCATTGCCCAGTTGACACGCGAGGACGCAAATGGGGCTGCTCCGGCCGACGCACCGCCGGCCTGA
- the dnaB gene encoding replicative DNA helicase, which produces MAVVDDLGHSAGHPGMDTAPPSEDFGRQPPQDQAAEQAVLGGMLLSKDAIADVLEKLRPGDFYRPAHQNVYDAILDLYGRGEPADAVTVAAELDRRGLLRRIGGAPYLHTLISTVPTAANAGFYAGIVAEKALLRRLVEAGTRVVQYGYAGAEGADVTEIVDRAQAEIYDVTEGRTSEDFVPLEQLLQPTMDEIDAIASQGGLARGVPTGFVELDEVTNGLHPGQMIVIAARPGMGKSTLGLDFLRSCSIKHRMSSVIFSLEMSKSEIVMRLLSAEAKIKLADMRAGRMSDDDWTRLARRMSEISEAPLYIDDSPNLMMMEIRAKARRLKQKADLRLIVIDYLQLMTSGKKVESRQQEVSEFSRQLKLLAKELEVPVVAMSQLNRGPEQRTDKKPMLADLRESGAIEQDSDVVILLHRPDAFERDDPRGGEADLILAKHRNGPTKTITVAHQLHLSRFANMAKQ; this is translated from the coding sequence GTGGCTGTCGTGGACGACCTGGGCCATAGCGCAGGCCACCCCGGCATGGACACCGCGCCGCCCAGTGAGGACTTCGGGCGCCAACCCCCGCAAGATCAGGCGGCCGAGCAGGCGGTTCTCGGCGGGATGCTGCTGAGCAAGGACGCCATCGCCGACGTGCTCGAGAAGTTGCGTCCGGGTGACTTCTACCGTCCCGCGCACCAGAACGTCTACGACGCGATCCTCGACCTGTACGGCCGCGGCGAACCGGCCGACGCGGTGACGGTGGCCGCAGAGTTGGACCGGCGTGGGCTGCTGCGCCGCATTGGTGGGGCGCCGTACTTGCACACGTTGATCTCGACGGTTCCGACGGCCGCGAATGCCGGCTTCTACGCAGGCATCGTGGCGGAGAAGGCGTTGCTGCGCCGGCTGGTGGAGGCGGGCACCCGGGTGGTGCAGTACGGGTATGCCGGCGCGGAGGGCGCCGACGTCACCGAGATCGTCGACCGCGCACAGGCCGAGATCTACGACGTGACCGAAGGCCGCACCTCGGAGGACTTCGTGCCACTGGAGCAGCTGCTGCAGCCGACGATGGACGAGATCGACGCGATCGCCTCTCAGGGCGGACTCGCCCGGGGTGTGCCGACTGGATTCGTCGAACTCGATGAGGTCACCAACGGTCTGCATCCGGGTCAGATGATCGTCATCGCGGCGAGGCCTGGTATGGGCAAATCGACTCTGGGATTGGATTTTTTACGGTCGTGCTCGATCAAGCACCGGATGTCGAGCGTCATTTTCAGCCTGGAGATGAGCAAGTCCGAGATCGTGATGCGCCTACTGTCGGCCGAGGCGAAGATCAAGCTCGCCGACATGCGCGCGGGCAGGATGAGCGATGACGACTGGACCAGGCTCGCGCGCCGGATGAGCGAGATCAGCGAAGCGCCTTTGTATATCGACGATTCGCCGAACCTGATGATGATGGAAATACGCGCAAAGGCGCGCCGGCTCAAACAGAAGGCAGACCTAAGGTTGATCGTCATCGACTACTTGCAGCTGATGACTTCTGGTAAGAAGGTGGAGTCACGTCAGCAGGAGGTGTCCGAATTCTCAAGGCAGCTCAAGCTTTTGGCGAAGGAACTCGAAGTCCCCGTGGTTGCGATGAGTCAGCTGAACCGTGGCCCAGAGCAGCGCACCGACAAGAAGCCAATGTTAGCTGATCTACGCGAATCCGGTGCGATAGAACAGGATAGCGACGTCGTTATTCTTCTTCACCGGCCGGATGCGTTCGAACGTGACGATCCGCGGGGCGGCGAGGCGGATCTGATCCTCGCGAAACACCGCAACGGCCCGACCAAGACGATAACCGTTGCGCATCAACTGCATTTGAGTCGCTTCGCGAACATGGCCAAGCAATAG
- the rplI gene encoding 50S ribosomal protein L9: MKLILTADVEHLGVQGDIVEVKDGYGRNYLVPRGLAVMASRGSERQAEEIRRAREQKAVQGREHAVELKTAIENLGPVQLPVKAAADSGKLFGSVTTADVVAAIKNAGGPNLDKRTVQLPKAHIKTTGTHPVAVRLHPEIAASVPLEVVAGK; the protein is encoded by the coding sequence ATGAAACTGATTCTCACCGCCGACGTCGAGCACCTGGGTGTGCAGGGCGACATCGTCGAGGTCAAGGACGGCTACGGCCGCAACTATCTGGTGCCGCGCGGACTGGCCGTCATGGCGTCGCGCGGTTCGGAGCGCCAGGCCGAGGAGATCCGCCGGGCGCGCGAGCAGAAGGCCGTCCAGGGCCGCGAGCATGCCGTCGAGCTGAAGACCGCGATCGAGAACCTGGGTCCGGTGCAGCTGCCCGTCAAGGCGGCTGCCGACAGCGGCAAGCTGTTCGGCTCGGTGACGACGGCCGACGTGGTCGCGGCGATCAAGAACGCCGGCGGTCCGAATCTCGACAAGCGCACCGTCCAGTTGCCCAAGGCGCACATCAAGACGACGGGAACCCATCCGGTCGCGGTGCGGCTGCATCCCGAGATCGCCGCCTCGGTACCGCTGGAAGTCGTCGCCGGAAAGTAG
- the rpsR gene encoding 30S ribosomal protein S18, whose product MAKAAKRRPAPEKPVKTRKCVFCSKKGQPIDYKDTALLRTYISERGKIRARRVTGNCVQHQRDIAIAVKNAREVALLPFSSSTR is encoded by the coding sequence ATGGCCAAGGCCGCCAAGCGTCGGCCGGCTCCCGAGAAGCCGGTCAAGACCCGCAAGTGCGTGTTCTGCTCCAAGAAGGGGCAGCCCATCGATTACAAGGACACCGCGCTGCTGCGCACCTACATCAGCGAGCGTGGCAAGATTCGCGCCCGCCGCGTCACCGGCAACTGCGTGCAGCACCAGCGTGACATCGCGATCGCCGTGAAGAACGCGCGCGAGGTTGCGCTGCTGCCGTTCAGCTCGTCGACGCGATAG
- a CDS encoding single-stranded DNA-binding protein, with protein MAGDTIITVVGNLTADPELRFTPSGAAVANFTVASTPRIYDRQSGEWKDGEALFLRCNIWREAAENVAESLTRGSRVIVQGRLKQRSFETREGEKRTVVELEVDEIGPSLRYATAKVNKASRSGGGGGGFGGGGGGASRPAEQPKDDPWGSAPASGSFSGADDEPPF; from the coding sequence GTGGCTGGTGACACCATCATCACCGTCGTCGGAAACCTGACCGCCGATCCGGAACTGCGTTTCACGCCATCGGGTGCGGCAGTCGCCAATTTCACCGTGGCGTCGACACCGCGCATCTACGACCGCCAGAGCGGGGAGTGGAAGGACGGCGAAGCGCTGTTCCTGCGCTGCAACATCTGGCGCGAGGCCGCCGAGAACGTGGCCGAGAGCCTGACCCGTGGTTCGCGGGTGATCGTGCAGGGCCGGCTCAAGCAGCGCTCGTTCGAAACCCGCGAGGGCGAGAAGCGCACCGTGGTCGAGCTCGAAGTCGACGAGATCGGCCCGTCGCTGCGGTACGCCACCGCGAAGGTGAACAAGGCCAGCCGCAGCGGCGGTGGCGGCGGCGGATTCGGTGGCGGTGGCGGTGGCGCTTCGCGTCCCGCCGAGCAGCCGAAGGACGACCCGTGGGGCAGCGCCCCGGCGTCGGGCTCGTTCTCCGGAGCCGACGACGAGCCACCCTTCTGA
- the rpsF gene encoding 30S ribosomal protein S6, with product MRPYEIMVILDPTLDERTVAPSLETFLNVIRKDGGSVDKVDIWGRRRLAYEIAKHAEGIYAVVDVKAEPATVTELDRQLNLNESVLRTKVMRTDKH from the coding sequence ATGCGTCCATACGAAATCATGGTCATCCTCGACCCCACCCTTGACGAGCGCACCGTGGCGCCGTCGCTGGAAACATTCCTCAACGTCATCCGCAAGGACGGCGGCAGCGTCGACAAGGTCGACATCTGGGGCCGCCGGCGGCTGGCGTACGAGATCGCCAAGCACGCCGAGGGCATCTACGCCGTCGTCGACGTCAAGGCCGAGCCCGCGACAGTGACCGAGCTGGACCGTCAGCTCAACTTGAACGAGTCCGTGCTGCGGACCAAGGTCATGCGGACAGACAAGCACTAG
- a CDS encoding glycosyltransferase family 87 protein, with amino-acid sequence MTEVGGEETGEPSTVSPGTPARDLRSLDDRDLPSRTDAIGSALSEVIGGPVGRHALIGRQRFLTPLRVMLVIALVFLALGYATKAACLQTTGTGTADQRVGNWDNQRAYYQLCYSDTVPLYTAELLNLGKFPYKSSWVEKDATGAPRIQYDGNIAVRYMEYPVLTGMYQYLSMSLAKTYTALTKLSAVPVIAEVVMFFNIAAFGLALAWLITVWATSRLAGPRRVWDAALVAASPLVIFQIFTNFDALAVAFATGALLAWARRKPVLAGALIGLGVAAKLYPLLLLAPLAVLAVRTGKLREVGKTAAGAVLAWLVVNLPIMVLFPRGWSEFFRLNTRRGDDMDSIYNVIKSFTGWRGFDPDLGFWQPPTVTNTVSAILFVSCCIAIAYIALTAKRRPRVAQVAFLVVAAFLLTNKVWSPQFSLWLVPLAVLALPHRRLLLAWMTIDALVWVPRMLYLYGEANRGLPEQPFTITVLLRDIAVIGLCALVIRQIYRPEQDLVRMRGTVDDPAGGVFDQAPDAPPRWLPDWLRPDASRLRTDRESAEEHDLAAVSR; translated from the coding sequence GTGACCGAGGTGGGGGGCGAGGAAACAGGCGAACCGTCGACGGTGTCGCCCGGCACACCGGCGCGCGACCTCAGGAGCCTCGACGACCGCGACCTGCCGAGCCGCACCGACGCGATCGGCTCCGCGCTGTCCGAGGTGATCGGCGGGCCGGTCGGCAGGCACGCGCTGATCGGTCGGCAGCGGTTCCTCACCCCGCTGCGGGTGATGCTGGTCATCGCGCTGGTGTTCCTGGCGCTCGGGTACGCGACGAAGGCCGCATGCCTGCAGACCACCGGCACCGGCACCGCCGATCAACGGGTGGGCAACTGGGACAACCAGCGGGCGTACTACCAGCTGTGCTACTCCGACACGGTTCCGCTCTACACCGCCGAACTGCTCAATCTCGGCAAGTTCCCGTACAAGTCGAGTTGGGTGGAGAAGGACGCCACTGGAGCGCCGCGAATCCAGTACGACGGCAACATTGCGGTGCGGTATATGGAGTATCCGGTGCTGACGGGGATGTACCAGTACCTGTCGATGTCGCTGGCCAAGACCTACACCGCGCTGACGAAGCTGTCGGCGGTGCCGGTCATTGCCGAGGTGGTGATGTTCTTCAACATCGCGGCGTTCGGGCTGGCGTTGGCGTGGCTGATCACGGTGTGGGCGACGTCGCGGTTGGCCGGGCCGCGAAGGGTCTGGGACGCCGCGTTGGTGGCGGCGTCACCGTTGGTGATCTTCCAGATCTTCACGAATTTCGACGCGCTGGCAGTAGCTTTCGCGACCGGGGCGCTACTCGCCTGGGCCCGGCGAAAACCGGTGCTGGCCGGCGCGCTGATCGGGCTCGGGGTGGCGGCCAAGCTGTATCCGCTGCTGCTGTTGGCGCCGCTGGCGGTGTTGGCGGTGCGCACCGGCAAGCTGCGGGAGGTCGGCAAGACCGCCGCGGGCGCCGTGCTGGCCTGGCTGGTGGTGAACCTGCCGATCATGGTGTTGTTCCCGAGGGGATGGTCGGAGTTCTTCCGGCTCAACACCCGTCGCGGCGACGACATGGACTCGATCTACAACGTCATCAAGTCGTTCACCGGCTGGCGCGGTTTCGATCCCGATCTCGGCTTCTGGCAGCCGCCGACGGTGACCAACACGGTGTCCGCGATCCTGTTCGTATCGTGTTGCATCGCAATCGCTTACATCGCGTTGACCGCCAAGCGGCGGCCCCGCGTGGCACAGGTGGCGTTCCTGGTTGTCGCGGCGTTCCTGTTGACCAACAAGGTGTGGAGTCCCCAGTTCTCGCTGTGGCTGGTGCCGTTGGCGGTGCTGGCGCTGCCGCACCGTCGACTCTTGTTGGCGTGGATGACGATCGACGCGCTGGTGTGGGTGCCGCGGATGCTTTACCTCTACGGGGAGGCGAACCGGGGCCTGCCGGAGCAGCCGTTCACGATCACCGTGCTGCTGCGCGACATCGCTGTGATTGGGCTGTGCGCGTTGGTGATCCGCCAGATCTACCGTCCGGAACAGGACCTGGTGAGAATGCGCGGGACGGTCGACGACCCGGCGGGTGGAGTGTTCGATCAGGCGCCGGACGCGCCGCCGCGCTGGTTGCCCGACTGGCTGCGGCCGGATGCGTCGAGACTGCGCACAGATCGCGAATCCGCCGAAGAACACGATCTGGCTGCAGTTTCGAGGTAG